One Megamonas hypermegale genomic window carries:
- a CDS encoding DUF4867 family protein, with the protein MKKVTDESFKKYGRILDLDTKEFVEVMMKKDTVMEGTVYKASDPDFEQLPLFTQLQKEVYGDVPIEFGYCNGRNNKLNAVEYHRCSEIDIAATDLILMLGCQQDINYANNTYETEKIEQFFIPAGTAVELYATTLHFAPSRENNEEFRCGIVLIKDTNLPLETKPTDATGENRLLFARNKWLICHSESKPAKNGGCIGLIGKNLEI; encoded by the coding sequence ATGAAAAAAGTTACAGATGAAAGCTTTAAAAAATATGGCAGAATTCTTGATTTAGATACAAAAGAATTTGTAGAAGTAATGATGAAAAAAGATACTGTTATGGAAGGAACAGTATATAAAGCATCTGACCCTGATTTTGAACAATTACCATTGTTTACACAGCTACAAAAAGAAGTTTATGGTGATGTTCCAATTGAATTTGGTTATTGCAATGGTCGCAATAATAAATTAAATGCTGTTGAATATCATCGTTGTTCTGAAATTGACATTGCTGCAACTGACCTTATTTTAATGCTTGGTTGTCAACAAGATATCAATTATGCAAATAATACTTATGAAACAGAAAAAATAGAACAATTCTTCATTCCTGCTGGTACAGCTGTAGAATTATATGCAACTACACTTCATTTCGCACCATCTCGCGAAAATAATGAAGAATTCCGTTGTGGTATAGTTTTAATCAAAGATACTAACTTACCACTTGAAACAAAACCAACAGATGCTACAGGTGAAAATCGTCTTTTATTCGCTAGAAATAAATGGCTTATTTGTCATTCTGAAAGTAAACCAGCTAAAAATGGTGGTTGTATCGGCTTGATTGGCAAAAATCTTGAAATTTAA
- a CDS encoding glycoside hydrolase family 3 N-terminal domain-containing protein, which produces MNKPIYKNAKYNIEDRVNDLLSRMTLEEKVMQLCSELPSNFIFNGEIDYTKLKSFGKNGYGRITQYSLVGLVSPQKIVKTSNSIQKFFIEETRLGIPIILQSESLVGYPGKEGTIFPSMLNLAATWEPSLVKKMAEIIGEECHAVGINTVMSPVVDISRDLRWGRCYETFGEDVYLTTQMGINYVKGIQSKNVSCIAKHFLGYAETQGGLNTAVTRLNKKELYEVFATPFEAMDKIANLDGMMASYSEIDGLPVGCNKEIIHDLLRKTMGFKGLLTSDGAAIWKIYDYFKIAQTYAEAGLLAKKAGLDTEIPVSGTYRHLTDFVKNNKLNEHIIDESVKRVLTIKFKLGLFEKPYIEEKNIFNQLTNNTKKKFSEQIAENSIVLLSNKEHILPITSNCTIGLIGPHANSKRYPISGYSYPAYIEMVQALKNKSNKDISFNGVIDEENKMQDSQSFNSMYNIFQNTDWNYLNNTNTIMQNIQATTLKEELETFYKLNYSMGCDITNTNFDDIENAYKIAQESDIIILTVGGNCGWVNVTIGEGKDRCTLDLPGLQQKLLSKLQMANKHIILIMYGTIYNISSTKNIKAILYAGLPGPYSGKAIANIIKGNANPSGKLPFTIPRSVGQIPIYYNHKVGSGYHSIGDKAMSTIFSGGYIDGIYSPLYPFGFGLSYTSFLISDINIKNKIIKLGDDIKLSCKIKNTGSFAGSEVVQIYYYFKEAHVIRPNKQLIAFQKITLKSNECKTILFTINTKQLGYYNEEMQFVIEPGMANLMIGTSSEDIIYQTNIQLIGNPLNIIGNRTYSSQNKII; this is translated from the coding sequence ATGAATAAACCAATATATAAAAATGCTAAATACAATATAGAAGATAGAGTAAATGATTTACTTTCTAGAATGACTTTAGAAGAAAAGGTAATGCAATTATGTAGTGAATTACCTTCAAACTTTATATTTAACGGCGAAATAGATTATACTAAATTAAAATCATTCGGTAAAAATGGCTATGGACGGATAACACAATATTCACTTGTAGGATTAGTAAGTCCTCAAAAAATAGTAAAGACTAGTAATAGTATCCAAAAATTTTTTATTGAAGAAACACGATTAGGTATACCTATTATACTTCAAAGTGAAAGTTTAGTTGGTTATCCTGGAAAAGAGGGTACAATTTTTCCTTCCATGTTAAATTTAGCTGCAACATGGGAACCTTCTTTAGTAAAGAAAATGGCAGAAATTATAGGTGAAGAGTGCCACGCTGTAGGTATAAATACTGTCATGAGTCCAGTAGTTGATATATCCCGAGATTTACGCTGGGGAAGATGCTATGAAACTTTTGGCGAAGATGTATATTTAACTACTCAAATGGGAATAAATTATGTTAAAGGTATACAAAGTAAAAACGTTAGTTGCATAGCTAAGCATTTTTTAGGTTATGCTGAAACACAAGGCGGATTAAATACAGCTGTTACACGTTTAAACAAAAAAGAACTTTATGAAGTTTTTGCTACACCATTTGAAGCAATGGATAAAATTGCTAATTTAGATGGTATGATGGCTTCATATTCAGAAATTGACGGTTTACCTGTTGGTTGTAATAAAGAAATCATTCATGATTTACTCCGTAAAACAATGGGCTTTAAAGGATTATTAACTTCTGATGGAGCTGCTATTTGGAAAATATATGATTATTTTAAAATAGCTCAAACTTATGCTGAAGCTGGATTATTAGCTAAAAAAGCCGGTTTAGATACTGAAATTCCTGTCAGTGGTACATATAGACATTTGACCGATTTCGTAAAAAATAATAAATTAAATGAACACATTATCGATGAATCTGTAAAACGTGTTTTAACCATAAAATTTAAATTAGGCTTATTTGAAAAACCATATATTGAAGAAAAAAATATTTTTAATCAGTTAACTAACAATACTAAGAAAAAATTCAGTGAACAAATTGCTGAAAATTCAATTGTATTATTATCAAATAAAGAACATATTTTGCCAATAACTTCAAATTGTACAATAGGTTTAATAGGACCTCATGCAAATAGTAAAAGATATCCAATTAGTGGATATTCTTATCCAGCATATATAGAAATGGTTCAAGCATTAAAAAATAAAAGCAACAAAGACATTTCTTTTAATGGTGTTATTGATGAAGAAAATAAAATGCAAGATAGTCAAAGTTTCAATTCCATGTACAATATTTTCCAAAATACAGATTGGAATTATTTAAATAACACAAATACTATCATGCAAAATATACAAGCAACGACATTAAAAGAAGAATTAGAAACATTTTACAAACTAAATTATTCCATGGGTTGTGATATAACTAATACAAATTTTGATGATATTGAAAATGCCTATAAAATCGCACAAGAAAGTGATATTATTATCTTAACTGTAGGTGGTAATTGTGGTTGGGTTAATGTAACAATAGGCGAAGGCAAAGATAGATGTACTTTAGATTTACCTGGATTACAACAAAAATTATTATCAAAACTACAAATGGCAAATAAACATATAATATTGATAATGTACGGTACAATATATAATATTTCTTCTACTAAAAACATCAAAGCTATTTTATATGCAGGATTACCAGGCCCATACAGTGGAAAAGCTATTGCAAATATTATAAAAGGCAATGCAAATCCTAGTGGAAAATTACCTTTTACTATACCAAGAAGTGTTGGACAAATTCCTATATATTACAATCATAAAGTTGGTAGTGGATATCATTCTATCGGTGATAAAGCTATGTCAACTATCTTTAGCGGTGGATATATTGATGGAATTTATAGTCCATTATATCCATTTGGTTTTGGATTAAGTTATACATCATTTTTAATATCTGATATTAATATAAAAAATAAAATTATTAAATTAGGTGATGATATAAAATTATCCTGCAAAATAAAAAATACAGGTTCATTTGCTGGCTCTGAAGTAGTTCAAATTTATTACTATTTTAAAGAAGCTCATGTAATACGTCCTAATAAACAATTAATTGCTTTTCAAAAAATAACACTGAAATCAAATGAATGTAAAACTATATTATTTACTATAAATACTAAACAATTAGGATACTACAACGAAGAAATGCAATTTGTAATTGAACCTGGAATGGCTAATTTAATGATTGGCACTAGTTCTGAAGATATTATTTATCAGACAAATATCCAATTAATTGGTAACCCTCTTAATATTATTGGTAATCGAACATATTCTTCCCAGAACAAAATAATTTAA
- a CDS encoding AAA family ATPase, whose protein sequence is MNNNTVITISRQYGSGGRELSEILAKKLGVKLYDRQIIHMAAALLGIGDLNEQSLHELENKVLPLSSGFMPFYAFGSHAGPNVNTELFFAESKVIHQLVNDGSCVILGRCADYILSEEPNHYSFFIYADDDYRENRGKTAYNGKTLKQLNAEDKKRAEYYKYHTGRIWGEPKNYDCIINTSKMSLEEAADMIIAYINIKQKKA, encoded by the coding sequence ATGAATAATAATACTGTTATAACTATTAGTAGACAATACGGTAGTGGTGGCCGTGAATTAAGTGAAATTCTGGCTAAAAAGCTTGGAGTTAAATTATATGACAGACAAATAATTCATATGGCAGCTGCTTTGCTTGGTATTGGTGACTTAAATGAACAATCCTTGCATGAATTAGAAAATAAAGTATTACCGTTATCATCAGGATTTATGCCATTTTATGCTTTTGGTTCTCATGCTGGCCCTAATGTAAATACAGAATTATTTTTCGCTGAATCAAAAGTAATTCATCAATTAGTAAATGATGGTTCTTGTGTTATTTTAGGTCGTTGCGCTGATTATATTTTAAGTGAAGAACCAAACCATTATTCTTTCTTTATCTATGCTGATGATGATTATAGAGAAAACCGTGGAAAAACTGCTTATAACGGCAAAACTCTAAAACAACTTAATGCTGAAGATAAAAAACGTGCTGAATATTATAAATATCATACTGGCAGAATTTGGGGAGAACCTAAAAACTACGATTGCATTATAAATACTAGCAAAATGTCTTTAGAAGAAGCTGCTGATATGATTATTGCTTATATAAACATCAAACAGAAAAAGGCTTAA
- a CDS encoding NAD(P)-dependent oxidoreductase — protein MINFRKYISKEKNIMKIGYIGLGLMGGPLARNLIRAGKEVIAFDLNKEHIERTLAAGTTGVGANSADDLADCDVVFTSLPMPAHIKSTMLGENGLLSKMKPGSVYIDVSTIDPQTAEELENFAAQKGIGFMGCPLGKGPAQAEKAEQPIFAGGKKETFEKVKEILEIVGSPVYYMGGAKQAYAFKLISNMVGMTDLAVLSEGMRLCEKAGIDGELFQKLLADTGADSAQLHMRGPLMLAGDYANRFGVKLALKDVRLGCEMGDAWGFDAAFTKLAKSYFEKADEAGYGMEDCVAVYKIIK, from the coding sequence ATTATTAACTTTAGAAAATATATTTCGAAGGAGAAAAATATCATGAAAATTGGTTATATCGGATTAGGCTTAATGGGTGGTCCTTTAGCTAGAAATTTAATTCGTGCAGGTAAAGAAGTTATCGCATTTGATTTGAATAAAGAACATATTGAAAGAACATTAGCTGCTGGTACTACAGGAGTTGGCGCTAACTCTGCTGATGATTTAGCTGATTGTGACGTTGTATTTACAAGCCTTCCTATGCCAGCACATATTAAATCTACAATGCTCGGCGAAAATGGTTTATTAAGCAAAATGAAACCTGGTAGTGTTTATATTGATGTAAGCACAATTGACCCACAAACAGCAGAAGAATTAGAAAATTTTGCAGCACAAAAAGGTATTGGCTTTATGGGTTGCCCACTTGGTAAAGGCCCTGCACAAGCAGAAAAAGCTGAACAACCAATTTTTGCTGGTGGTAAAAAAGAAACTTTTGAAAAAGTAAAAGAAATTTTAGAAATTGTAGGTTCTCCTGTATATTATATGGGCGGTGCTAAACAAGCTTATGCTTTTAAGTTAATCAGTAATATGGTAGGTATGACAGACCTCGCTGTTTTATCTGAAGGTATGCGTCTTTGTGAAAAAGCTGGTATTGATGGAGAATTATTCCAAAAATTATTAGCTGATACTGGTGCAGATTCCGCACAACTTCATATGAGAGGACCATTAATGCTTGCAGGAGATTATGCAAATCGTTTTGGTGTAAAACTTGCACTCAAAGATGTTCGCCTCGGTTGTGAAATGGGTGATGCTTGGGGATTCGATGCAGCTTTTACAAAACTTGCTAAATCTTATTTTGAAAAAGCTGATGAAGCTGGTTATGGTATGGAAGACTGCGTAGCTGTTTATAAAATTATTAAATAA
- the dhaK gene encoding dihydroxyacetone kinase subunit DhaK produces the protein MKKIINKPETVVKEMCRGFVLANPTLEFIDKYKIVKKKNINKNKVSLISGGGSGHEPAHAGFVGKGMLDAAVCGDVFASPSQVQVYQAIKSTKSDKGTLLIIKNYSGDMMNFQSGAYLAEMDGIKVDYVKVEDDIAVQDSLYTVGRRGVAGTVFVHKIAGAAAEKGLDLPEVKRIAQKAADNVRSLGFALTSCTVPAKGTPTFDINEDEIEFGVGIHGEPGIKREKISTADELSARIVDAISKDLKLAENDEVAVLVNGFGATPLMELNLMNYAVTKELAAKNIKPVRIIIGNYMTSIDMAGASVSILKLDDELKSYLVAEVDAPSLKISADEQDVNIQDILAINENNNAKEVSFNVETDSSYADVYNNKISLNNMIYIVDKMSEIIIKNEVPFCELDSHAGDGDFGMSVAKGFKELKRQWHEVLAQAKDIGSFLEACSMVIMEYCGGASGPVWGFAFKTAGKRCEGKQEISVAEFAQMMQGAVDGIQDVGKRAFGRGAVVGDKTLIDALVPCADMWKEAVKYNCNMQNAFENGAKAAVEGADKTKEIVARMGRAGTVGERSIGYPDAGAYALGVIFTELTNSLNFKA, from the coding sequence ATGAAAAAAATAATTAATAAACCAGAAACAGTCGTAAAAGAAATGTGTAGAGGTTTCGTTTTAGCTAACCCTACTCTTGAATTTATCGATAAATATAAAATAGTAAAGAAAAAAAATATAAATAAAAATAAAGTAAGCTTAATCAGTGGTGGCGGTAGCGGTCACGAACCAGCTCATGCTGGATTTGTCGGCAAAGGTATGCTTGATGCAGCTGTGTGTGGAGATGTTTTTGCATCTCCTTCACAAGTACAAGTTTATCAAGCTATTAAATCTACAAAAAGCGATAAAGGCACATTGTTAATTATTAAAAATTACAGTGGCGACATGATGAACTTCCAAAGCGGTGCATACTTAGCAGAAATGGACGGCATAAAAGTTGATTATGTAAAAGTTGAAGATGATATCGCTGTACAAGATAGCTTATATACTGTAGGCCGTCGTGGTGTTGCTGGAACTGTATTTGTACACAAAATTGCAGGTGCAGCTGCAGAAAAAGGTCTTGATTTACCTGAAGTAAAACGCATCGCACAAAAAGCTGCTGATAATGTAAGAAGCTTAGGTTTTGCACTTACTTCTTGTACTGTACCAGCTAAAGGAACACCTACTTTTGATATTAACGAAGATGAAATTGAATTTGGTGTAGGTATTCACGGAGAACCTGGTATTAAACGTGAAAAAATTTCTACAGCAGATGAATTATCTGCAAGAATTGTAGACGCTATTTCTAAAGACTTAAAATTAGCAGAAAATGATGAAGTAGCAGTTTTAGTAAATGGTTTCGGTGCAACACCTTTAATGGAACTCAATTTAATGAACTATGCTGTAACTAAAGAATTAGCTGCTAAAAATATAAAACCAGTTCGTATTATCATTGGTAATTACATGACAAGTATTGATATGGCTGGTGCTTCCGTTTCAATTTTAAAATTAGATGATGAATTAAAATCTTATTTAGTAGCAGAAGTAGATGCACCATCTTTAAAAATTTCTGCTGATGAACAAGATGTAAATATTCAAGACATCTTAGCTATAAACGAAAACAACAACGCTAAAGAAGTATCTTTCAATGTAGAAACTGATTCAAGTTATGCTGATGTATACAACAATAAAATTTCATTAAATAATATGATATATATTGTTGATAAAATGAGCGAAATTATCATTAAAAACGAAGTTCCATTCTGTGAATTAGACTCTCATGCAGGTGATGGAGACTTTGGTATGAGTGTTGCTAAAGGGTTCAAAGAATTAAAACGCCAATGGCATGAAGTTTTAGCTCAAGCAAAAGATATCGGTTCCTTCTTAGAAGCTTGCTCTATGGTTATCATGGAATATTGTGGTGGTGCTTCTGGTCCTGTTTGGGGATTTGCATTTAAAACTGCTGGCAAACGCTGTGAAGGAAAACAAGAAATTTCTGTAGCTGAATTTGCACAAATGATGCAAGGTGCTGTAGATGGTATACAAGATGTTGGTAAACGTGCTTTCGGTAGAGGAGCTGTCGTTGGAGATAAAACTTTAATTGATGCATTAGTTCCTTGCGCTGATATGTGGAAAGAAGCTGTAAAATACAACTGCAATATGCAAAATGCTTTTGAAAATGGTGCTAAAGCAGCTGTTGAAGGTGCAGATAAAACTAAAGAAATCGTAGCACGTATGGGAAGAGCTGGTACTGTAGGCGAAAGAAGTATCGGTTACCCTGATGCTGGTGCATATGCTTTAGGTGTTATATTTACAGAACTTACTAATAGTCTTAATTTTAAAGCATAA
- a CDS encoding glycerol dehydrogenase — protein MRKAFICPTKYVQGENELLNLGYFVSTYGKTALLIAHPDDIARVQDKLDKTAEKFGVKFVTSSFCGQCSRQEVARLQEVAKENKCDCTIGLGGGKAIDTAKCVAQGDALIIVPTIVATDAPTSHSAVLYTPDGAFDDYAYFKQSPSVILIDTTVIANAPVRFLVSGMGDALSTYFEARATTRAFANVNAGLPCGYREGLCGPAKSTNAAFIFAKTCYEMLLENGVKAKQACECNKVTQALENIIETNVLLSGIGFESGGLAAAHAIHDGLTILEGSHKYMHGEKVAFGTIIQLVLENAPKEELYEVLDFCLAVGLPVCLEDIGVDTITDEELMQVAEKSCIPEESIHSMPFPITIEEVAAAIITADKVGKDYKLSKMSK, from the coding sequence ATGAGAAAAGCATTTATTTGTCCTACAAAATATGTTCAAGGTGAAAATGAACTTTTAAATTTAGGTTACTTTGTATCCACTTATGGAAAAACAGCATTACTTATTGCTCATCCTGATGATATTGCACGTGTTCAAGATAAACTTGATAAAACAGCTGAAAAATTTGGAGTAAAATTTGTTACTAGCTCCTTCTGTGGTCAATGTTCTCGCCAAGAAGTTGCAAGACTTCAAGAAGTAGCTAAAGAAAATAAATGTGATTGTACTATCGGCCTTGGTGGCGGTAAAGCTATTGATACAGCTAAATGCGTAGCTCAAGGCGATGCATTAATTATCGTTCCAACAATCGTAGCAACAGATGCTCCTACTAGCCATTCTGCAGTATTATATACACCAGATGGAGCTTTTGATGATTATGCATATTTCAAACAAAGCCCAAGTGTTATTTTAATTGATACTACAGTTATTGCTAATGCTCCTGTTCGTTTCCTTGTTTCTGGTATGGGTGATGCACTTTCTACTTATTTTGAAGCACGCGCAACTACTAGAGCTTTTGCTAATGTAAATGCTGGTCTTCCTTGCGGTTATCGTGAAGGTCTTTGTGGTCCAGCAAAATCCACAAACGCAGCATTTATCTTTGCTAAAACTTGCTATGAAATGTTATTAGAAAACGGCGTAAAAGCAAAACAAGCTTGCGAATGCAATAAAGTAACTCAAGCTTTAGAAAATATAATTGAAACAAATGTTCTTTTATCTGGCATTGGTTTTGAAAGTGGCGGTTTAGCAGCTGCACATGCTATTCATGATGGTTTAACTATTCTTGAAGGTAGCCATAAATATATGCATGGTGAAAAAGTTGCTTTTGGTACTATTATTCAACTCGTTTTAGAAAATGCTCCAAAAGAAGAACTTTATGAAGTTCTTGATTTCTGCTTAGCTGTTGGCCTTCCTGTATGTCTCGAAGATATCGGTGTAGATACAATTACTGATGAAGAATTAATGCAAGTAGCTGAAAAATCTTGCATTCCTGAAGAATCCATTCATTCTATGCCATTCCCTATTACTATTGAAGAAGTTGCTGCAGCAATTATTACAGCAGATAAAGTTGGTAAAGATTATAAATTAAGCAAAATGTCTAAATAA
- a CDS encoding alpha-glucosidase, translated as MEINYLKNGFSVVENGKVIFTHTEEAPAIFVGKGKEKMDIYRGNFDIEDYVIERYPLKIAKEENGKILLSACPDSKPELELTAELKDNYAKIKIQSYDKALNRIWIRVPAEKEEFVWGCGEQMSYFNLRGRHFPLWTSEPGVGRDKTTEITFLSDKYNKAGGDYYHTNYPQPTFVSSRKYACNVNSTAYADFDFRNEAFHELQIWEIPESIEFFTADTFLGIIEQLSDRFGKQPKLPDWLYDGVILGLKGGEENTFSRMENAINHGIPVAGVWSEDWAGVRETSFGTRNFWDWKWGKKRYPNLDKKIKELEKRGIRFLAYACPYLCTDGDLYPIAEERGYFAKNSKGETALVDFGEFYCGIVDFTNPEAAEWFKEEIIQKNMLDFGVRGWMADFGEYLPTDDVYLSNGVDAKIMHNAWPALWAEVNAKGVAERGLTDEVTFFMRAGGAGTQKYCPMLWAGDQSVDFSRHDGLVTVICGALSSGLLGNAYHHSDIGGYTSLFGNRRTKELFDRWVDMAVFTSMMRTHECNRPYENFQFDQDAGTMAHLARMTKIHRHLKPYLKALSEEASQKGYPVQRPLFVHFENDIKTYDMQTEYMFGPDMLVAPVWQKDVKEWQVYLPAGETWINIWNDQEICGGQSMTIDAPIGKPPVFFRKNSKWADLFKEVKNY; from the coding sequence ATGGAAATAAATTACTTAAAAAATGGCTTTTCTGTAGTAGAAAACGGCAAAGTTATTTTTACTCATACAGAAGAAGCTCCAGCTATTTTTGTTGGTAAAGGTAAAGAAAAAATGGATATTTATCGCGGTAATTTCGATATCGAAGATTACGTAATAGAAAGATATCCTTTAAAAATAGCTAAAGAAGAAAATGGTAAAATTTTATTATCTGCTTGTCCAGATTCTAAACCAGAACTTGAATTAACAGCAGAATTAAAAGATAATTATGCTAAAATTAAAATTCAATCTTATGATAAAGCATTAAATCGTATCTGGATTAGAGTTCCTGCAGAAAAAGAAGAATTTGTATGGGGCTGCGGCGAACAAATGTCATATTTCAATTTACGTGGCAGACATTTTCCTCTTTGGACTTCAGAACCAGGTGTTGGTCGTGATAAAACAACAGAAATAACATTTTTGTCCGACAAATATAATAAAGCTGGTGGCGACTATTATCACACTAATTATCCACAACCAACTTTTGTATCTTCCAGAAAATATGCTTGCAATGTAAATAGTACAGCTTATGCTGATTTCGATTTTAGAAATGAAGCTTTTCATGAATTACAAATCTGGGAAATTCCTGAATCCATAGAATTCTTCACAGCAGATACATTCTTAGGTATTATTGAACAGTTAAGCGATAGATTTGGTAAACAACCAAAATTACCAGATTGGTTATATGATGGTGTTATCTTAGGATTAAAAGGTGGAGAAGAAAATACTTTCTCTCGCATGGAAAATGCTATAAATCATGGTATTCCAGTTGCTGGTGTATGGAGCGAAGATTGGGCCGGCGTAAGAGAAACATCTTTTGGTACAAGAAACTTCTGGGATTGGAAATGGGGTAAGAAACGTTATCCTAATTTAGATAAAAAAATCAAAGAACTTGAAAAAAGAGGTATTCGTTTCTTAGCATATGCATGTCCATATCTTTGTACTGATGGAGATTTATATCCAATTGCTGAAGAAAGAGGCTATTTTGCTAAAAATTCTAAAGGTGAAACAGCACTTGTAGATTTCGGTGAATTTTACTGTGGTATAGTTGACTTCACTAATCCAGAAGCAGCAGAATGGTTCAAAGAAGAAATCATTCAAAAAAATATGCTTGATTTTGGTGTTCGTGGTTGGATGGCTGATTTTGGCGAATATTTACCTACAGATGATGTTTATCTTTCAAATGGTGTAGATGCTAAAATAATGCATAATGCTTGGCCAGCACTTTGGGCTGAAGTAAATGCTAAAGGTGTTGCTGAAAGAGGTTTAACTGATGAAGTTACATTCTTCATGCGTGCCGGTGGAGCAGGAACTCAAAAATATTGTCCAATGCTTTGGGCAGGCGACCAATCTGTAGATTTTTCTCGTCATGATGGTTTAGTTACTGTTATCTGCGGTGCACTTTCTTCTGGTCTCTTAGGCAATGCATATCATCACAGTGATATCGGTGGTTATACAAGTCTGTTTGGTAATCGCCGTACTAAAGAATTATTTGACCGCTGGGTAGATATGGCTGTATTTACATCTATGATGAGAACACATGAATGTAACCGTCCATATGAAAACTTCCAATTTGACCAAGATGCAGGAACAATGGCACATCTTGCAAGAATGACAAAAATTCATCGTCATTTAAAACCATATTTAAAAGCTTTATCTGAAGAAGCAAGTCAAAAAGGCTATCCTGTTCAGCGTCCATTATTTGTTCATTTTGAAAATGATATTAAAACATACGATATGCAAACAGAATACATGTTCGGTCCAGATATGCTTGTAGCACCTGTTTGGCAGAAAGATGTTAAAGAATGGCAAGTATATTTACCAGCAGGAGAAACTTGGATAAATATATGGAATGACCAAGAAATTTGCGGTGGACAAAGTATGACAATAGATGCACCTATTGGTAAACCTCCTGTATTCTTCCGTAAGAATAGTAAATGGGCAGATTTATTCAAAGAAGTTAAAAATTATTAA
- a CDS encoding S-layer homology domain-containing protein — translation MNKHLLTSAIITALLSTTVAGTALAASNPFSDVPKDSWAYDAVAQLAADGVIDGYPDGTFQGQNTMTRYEMAQIVARAMTKTDLDKADKATVDKLASEFAEELDNLGVRVADLEKKSDNVTWTGTVRYRYTDVDKSTGNASEHNLLYRLEPHAYIGNTGWMAHSRVEYLTTLNDDDNFDTTVDRAWVEGDGLGAHWKLGKYPILPMNGMLLDDKVAGAEASFGSDVFRTTLQAGRFNTDRSASNPDMDETTADYYSVQFKYNQDKWTAQAEWYLFDDYYKKSVIGNQAFPGFPNGLSSRDFNADELNLWFVGLGYKFDDNVKLAAQYAENTNGDGYDKYGLVKGDESKAYNVELTYKAFDTKDPGSWDAFVAYRYVGAMASIAPVYKGVWADQKGIEFGVEFVPVENVLATLKYFDGKDISTDKDASKFFGQLELQF, via the coding sequence ATGAATAAACATTTATTAACATCTGCAATTATAACAGCTTTATTAAGTACAACTGTAGCTGGTACAGCATTAGCTGCTTCAAATCCTTTTAGTGATGTTCCAAAAGATAGTTGGGCATATGATGCCGTAGCTCAATTAGCTGCTGATGGCGTTATTGATGGTTATCCTGATGGAACTTTTCAAGGTCAAAATACCATGACACGTTATGAAATGGCTCAAATTGTAGCACGTGCTATGACTAAAACTGATTTAGATAAAGCTGATAAAGCTACAGTAGATAAATTAGCTTCTGAATTTGCTGAAGAACTTGATAACTTAGGTGTTCGTGTAGCAGACTTAGAAAAAAAATCTGATAATGTAACATGGACAGGTACAGTAAGATATCGTTACACTGACGTTGATAAAAGTACAGGCAATGCAAGCGAACACAATTTATTATATCGTTTAGAACCACATGCTTATATTGGCAATACAGGATGGATGGCTCATTCCCGTGTAGAATATTTAACTACTTTAAATGATGATGACAATTTTGATACAACTGTAGATAGAGCATGGGTTGAAGGTGATGGACTTGGCGCTCATTGGAAACTCGGTAAATATCCTATCTTACCAATGAACGGTATGTTACTCGATGATAAAGTTGCTGGTGCAGAAGCAAGCTTTGGCAGCGACGTTTTCAGAACAACTCTTCAAGCTGGTCGTTTTAACACTGATAGAAGTGCTAGCAATCCAGATATGGATGAAACAACAGCTGATTACTATTCTGTACAATTTAAATATAATCAAGATAAATGGACTGCTCAAGCAGAATGGTATTTATTTGACGATTATTATAAAAAATCCGTTATCGGAAATCAAGCATTCCCAGGATTCCCAAATGGTTTAAGCAGCCGTGATTTTAATGCTGATGAATTAAATCTCTGGTTTGTTGGCCTTGGTTATAAATTCGATGATAATGTTAAATTAGCTGCTCAATATGCTGAAAACACTAACGGCGATGGATATGATAAATACGGTTTAGTTAAAGGCGATGAATCCAAAGCTTATAATGTTGAACTTACTTATAAAGCATTTGATACAAAAGACCCTGGTTCTTGGGATGCTTTTGTAGCATATCGTTATGTAGGTGCTATGGCTTCAATTGCTCCTGTTTATAAAGGTGTATGGGCTGACCAAAAAGGTATCGAATTTGGTGTTGAATTCGTACCAGTAGAAAATGTATTAGCAACTTTAAAATATTTTGATGGTAAAGATATTTCCACTGATAAAGATGCAAGTAAATTCTTTGGACAGCTTGAACTTCAATTTTAA